The following proteins come from a genomic window of Phnomibacter ginsenosidimutans:
- a CDS encoding HAD family hydrolase, translating to MSESGNTTDAKYQQLLAITNNGYDAFLYDCDGTLADNMHAHKAAYVQTAAHYGIELDPELITELAGWPTVDMAAEISKRYGVAFDPEKFATEKSTLYYESYIGHTQPIEFVARHLQEHAGKVRIGIVSGGRPRTVTKTLEVLGLLQYVEVIVGAGDTKRGKPYPDPFLAAAKQLGVAPAKCMVFEDGQPGVDAAIAAGMDWVRIDLL from the coding sequence ATGAGTGAATCGGGCAATACTACGGACGCAAAATATCAGCAACTGCTGGCCATTACCAATAATGGCTACGACGCTTTTTTGTACGACTGCGATGGCACCCTTGCCGATAACATGCATGCCCACAAAGCCGCTTATGTACAAACCGCTGCCCATTATGGCATTGAGCTGGATCCGGAACTGATTACCGAACTGGCCGGTTGGCCTACGGTAGACATGGCTGCAGAAATCAGCAAGCGTTATGGGGTGGCTTTCGATCCGGAAAAATTTGCGACCGAAAAATCTACCCTTTATTACGAGTCATACATTGGCCATACGCAACCTATTGAATTTGTCGCCCGTCATTTGCAGGAGCATGCCGGCAAAGTGCGGATTGGCATTGTGTCGGGTGGCAGACCCCGCACCGTTACCAAAACGCTGGAAGTGCTGGGACTGCTGCAATACGTTGAAGTGATAGTGGGGGCCGGCGACACAAAAAGAGGGAAGCCTTACCCCGATCCGTTTTTGGCAGCAGCCAAACAGCTGGGTGTTGCGCCTGCAAAATGCATGGTGTTTGAAGATGGCCAGCCCGGTGTAGATGCCGCCATTGCCGCAGGTATGGATTGGGTACGTATTGATTTATTGTAA
- a CDS encoding phage tail protein — MLTFLLIGVLVLLAALLLLLVLWYLTYKNTLVMTTPLPNYHFDVQFGGVSLRFTEVTGLDIQVEVIDFRDGSSMEYNTRKMPGQHRYSNLILKRGLVPGDTDFFDWMKTVQVGQPERRDLVVRLLNEEHNPVFMWKLRNAFPVKYSGPHFNSMRSELAVETLEIAYESMDVESV; from the coding sequence ATGCTTACATTTTTGCTCATCGGGGTGTTGGTATTGCTGGCAGCATTGTTGCTGCTGCTGGTGCTGTGGTACCTCACTTACAAAAACACACTTGTTATGACAACGCCTTTGCCTAACTATCATTTTGATGTTCAATTTGGAGGCGTCAGTCTCCGCTTTACCGAAGTAACCGGCCTCGATATTCAGGTGGAAGTCATCGACTTTCGGGATGGTAGTTCGATGGAATACAATACCCGAAAAATGCCGGGGCAGCACCGCTACAGCAACCTCATTTTAAAACGTGGCCTGGTGCCTGGCGATACCGATTTTTTTGATTGGATGAAAACTGTACAAGTGGGTCAGCCGGAGCGGCGGGATCTGGTGGTACGATTGCTGAATGAAGAACACAACCCCGTGTTCATGTGGAAACTCCGCAATGCATTTCCTGTAAAATACAGCGGCCCGCACTTCAACAGCATGCGTAGTGAGCTGGCCGTAGAAACACTGGAAATTGCTTACGAAAGCATGGATGTAGAATCGGTTTAA